The genomic region AAAGAGCATAGGAGATGTTATATTGTGTTAATGGAATTCTCAAGAATGATActagttttcttttaatttattattttattagacATTGTCTAAccacatttttctgcttcttttttagGCTGTGTCTGGTTTCCAGAGAATCTTGTCTACATTAACTCTTGCAATGTTTCCcaccctttatttttttacattcctTTATTATACAGATCCAGgatcagtatttttttctctcttttcctattTAATGTGCCTTTATGGTAACCATAAAACTTCTGCTCTCCTTGGATTTTGTGGCTTCATGTTTCGTCAGACGAATATTGTGTGGACAGTTTTTTGTGCTGGAAATGTTGTTGCAGAGAAGCTAAATGAAGCCTGGAAGATTGagttgcagaaaaagaaagatgaaaagatTTCTTCCAGGAAAGGATCATTTTCCGATTTGACCAGAATACTGCAGTTTCTTGTTGAATATCTCACATCACCTAAAAACTTAGTTACACTTAGTGCTTTAACTTGGCCATACATCATATTAGTATCTCTgttctttggttttgtctttatcAATGGTGGAATAGTTGTTGGTGATAAAAGTAGTCATGAAGCCTGTTTGCACTTTCCTCAGCTGTTCTATTTTCTGTCCTTTAcagtttttttttcattccctcaTTTATTGACCCCTACTAAAATCAGGAAATTCCTTTTGTCATTGCGAAAGCACCCTGTGCAGTATAGCTTAATTGCTGTCATCTCTTTATTCCTGATCTGGAAATTTACCTACGTCCATAAATATTTACTAGCAGATAACAGACACTATACATTTTATGTCTGGAGAAAAGTGTTCCAAAGACATGAGCTTGTAAAATACCTGTTAGTTCCATTCTATATATTTGCTGGCTGGAGTTTTGCTGATACACTAAAATCAAAATCGATATTCTGGATCTTAATGTATTTTGTATGTTTATTAGCAGTCACAGTTCCTCAAAAATTGCTAGAATTTCGTTACTTTATTTTGCCATTCTTAATATATAGGCTCAATATTCCATTTCTGTCACTATATAGACAACTTCTGGAGCTGGCTTTTTACATTTTAGTAAATGCTGTtaccttttatctttttctaaaCAGAACATTCAAATGGGAAAATAGTGATGAAGTACAGAGGTTTATgtggtgactttttttttggtactttTATACCTGTAGGAAAACACGATTCTGTTTCAGGACTGGACTCTGGAATGAAACAATGTCTTTTGCATCATGTAAGGACTGTTTTCCCTAGTTGGAATTGGGAAGTAAGCTCTTTGCTTATATTGTTGCAACCAAATGCAAGATCTGTTATAATGTGAAGATACTCCAGATGTTGAATTcatgagaattttaaaattcaatatGAGGGGAAATGTGAGAACACCTTTCTGTAACTACTGTAAAATAAGGGAGATGTTTACTGTCATTTTTCATGATAATAAAGTATTATATGACATGCCCTTGAAGGAATAACAGTTTATAAGTATGTTTCAGAggtttctcttttaaaaaagaaggatTTCAGTATTCAacctttttgtttatttatctgTGTGCATATTTATTCCTCAGATCAGGCCATTTCCTTCTAGGTTTACTAGTTGTCAGGTATAAACCACTGCTAAAGTACAATGTTTTCAAAACCTCCTATGTCTCACTGAGTTTTCATCACTTTTTTGTCAGTAAATGCTTACATTAGTTTTATAAACAGAATGTAGGCTCTTAAATCATTAGAGCattttgaacattttatttcaaactgGTATTTAGAAAACACAGTGGAGGCTGTGTGCGTTCTTTGAGGCAATAAATGTTACTGTACAAGAAAAGATAAATTGCAGTTGATTATGTGACCTATAAGAAGGGGAGTAATTTACAGATGTCAGACTGTAACATGCAGTGGATTGCAGCCTCTTAAATAATTGAGCTTTTATGTCCTGTGGTTCTGGGCTTACAGGTGTGTGCTGAAATCAGCTCTTGAGTGCACTCCTGAGTTGCACTGAGTATTTCAAAGATCTTTGATGTGTAATCTTCAATAAGTACTAATGGCATTACTGAACTAgtcttttaagtatttttcatgtttatacAAACTTAATGGAACTTGAGtgtatatattttgttttacaaaggcaaaatgcaatgtatatatacatatatgtatgtatatgtatttaaaagcaTCTAGTGTGCATTATCAGAAAAAATGAAGCCTGTAATGGTTCCTGTCAGTAATGACTTTCTTaagtctgaaaaatatttgattgCTAAAGTGTGTGGCAGAGGAGGGTGGTGTCCAAAACTTCAGGTACTGTGTAGCCTCTTTAAATTCGTTATTGTTCTGTAATGAAAATACTGCAGCCAGATCTGTGCAAACATCATATTATCGGCACTCAAGTCACTCTGAAATGGAATTGTTTTTCAAGGGGTCAGTACTGGTGAGTTGCAGACTCAGGTCAATACTGTTACTGCTTCCTTTTACAACATTAAGACATTAAGATCAGTGTCCTGGCTCCAGTTCCTTCCCTGTACTAACACTGTGGGTGTGGTGAGCTCAGATTCTGATCAGTGCCTTCGCAGCCCTGTTTCTCCTAAGGAAATCCTCAAGCCACTCTTCAATGAGTAGGTGTGTTTGTATTGAATTTAAGATATCTGCCAGGTCACTCTTTGCTTCTTGGCCTTTTGCCAGCCTGGTAATTTGTTGTCAATGTGTACCGTAGGGAACACCATTTTCAATCATTCCCTATTTGCTTCTTCAAATTGAAGGGACAAGAGAAACCTGAAATGGGTTGCTTTTGAAGAATCCAGCATGGTTCTGGCCGAGTCCAGATACTGTGTTGCGATTTCAGTGTCACAGATTTGGGAGGGGAAGTCTTGCCTGCCTTCTGCTTCCAATTTTGTTTTTGTGTGCCATGCCAATAAAATTATAAGATAAAGAGCATTTGCTGCCTTGAGTACAACTTCATTTGTGCCCTGAAATACTGAGTTGGAATGGTAACATGGGAAGGCATGGGGCTCTGTCTAGTATTCTAAATTGTATCTTAGATCTGAGGGTTTTCTCTGGTTTTACATTGGGGAGCAGGTGTCCATTCccttgaggaaaagaaaattcccTTGCAGAGATCCCTGTGTAGTCCACAGGTGTTTTGTCCAGCATGTCTGTAGTTACTGGTTTCAAATACCTTTGATGATCAACACTGTTGAGAGACTGTTAGGCTTCCTACTTTTAACAGAAGTAGAAGCTGTGTTTCAAGTGAAAAGAGCTGGCTTAAACATGTACAActtaaaaagttcttttttgTAGTGAAAAGTGAATGCAAAAAGTCCACCAAAATTTAGAGCACAATACCTTTCTAATGAGCTCCACCCCAGGAGACACTAGAAAAATTACACAGAGAGATGCCTGTGACCTGTTGGGGCTGTTTAACCAGTATTATGAAATGGCATAATATTTTGTAATGGAATTTATCACTATACttacagattttaatttaaaagtacaATTATGCTTAATATGTTTTGCTCATTTGAAAGCAGGCTGAGCTGATAAAAGTTTATTTAAAGAGGGAAGTTGATGAATTACTAAAGTATGAAAGGAGAAGGTATTTGTAGAATAAAGCTATGTTTTTACTTTTGCCTATGAGCCTGGTAATATTGCAGGTAATATTCAATGTTGGCCAAGTCAGTCCAGAAATCAGGGTGGTTATATTTGTATCAGAATTGGTCATAAAGAAAGGTCTCCAAATTCCGTCAGTATTTCCTAGAACTTTGACAAATAGCACTAGCACTATTGAAATTCATTGAAAAATGGATTTTAGTATTTTGCTCCTGAAATATTATCTAGTTTATTAGCTGTTTTCCTTGAAGACATGCAGAAAGGGTTGTATTTATCCTGCTTTATGTTGCCAAGGTCTTCTAGATTCAATAGAACCATAATTGCTTACTTTAGGTTAATTCTCAGCAGGTGTCATTTGGCAATGAAATGTcttaaaacagctttaaaacGTTCAGGTCTTGTAAATTTTATTAGTTACTAATTTAGAATGAAGTCACACTAATTTCTTAAAGTATCCAAGGTAAAACCAAAAATGGCATAGCTAACATTTCTATAATGgctgcttaaaaaaaagggCTCAGTTTTTTTCTTAGAGAGAAAGATGATTTTTCAGTAACTGttggaataataaaaatagctgAATAGTCACAGCATGGCTGAATTGTTTtgaagtggggggaaaaaatacaaatagttgaacaattttttttctttcagttaaaaaaatgttgttatTCATCAAGATAGGAAGTTTGATAATCCTTTATGCTGTGAACTGCATTTCCTGCTATTTGTGAGCATTCTATATTTCATTCCTTTTAACTTCTTTGACAACAAATGTTCATGTTCAAAATTAGCAAGAATTTTATATCATAAGcgatgctgaaatattttttaatctgttaaTTTTCTAGAGGGTTGATAAATAAGATGGATTACTTCTGTTAGAAAGTAAGGAAAAAGTATTCTGTAGTGTCTGGGGGCGGTTGGTTTTTGTCCTGTTAATGCAGCTCTGATGTTTTCTGTTGTTCACAAGGTGGCAGTCCTGTGCTGTCTTGTTGAGGTGACCAAGTGCTTAGTGCAATGCTGCTTGAAATCATAATGTTGTTCCAGCAACACTTTGATAATTAGAATATTTcaagttctctcatggctggTTGCTTGTTTTAGTAACTGATTTAGCTATAATATCattgttaattttaaatgcGTATAGTATGTTAAGTTCTATTAATCTTAAAAGTGTCtctggcatttttttctgtttgggaaATTTTCATATCTGCTCTAAGAGAACAAAATGAAACTCGAAATCCTACTGTTGTAAAGATGTCATTGTTTTTAGCAGATTAGCAGATTTCCTTTTGgtgttttattattaaatttcacagtatttttactttctttgcaTATTCATTCTATTTGTTTCTgtctaagaagaaaaaaaactgaagGACAAATTGAGGAAAGCAGAGTAATTATGCTTTTGAGACTGACACATGGtgattttctaaaatattcacTCTTATTTGGGTGATGCACATTCAAACTATAAATGTTCAAGTGTCTGTTGGCCCTATAGTAGTCAGTATACCTTCTTTTAAATGTGTCATCTAGTTTTTGCGTAATGAAAAATTGTAAAGCCCAATCCATGAAAATGCTTCTAATTATCTTAAACTTTGTCTATATTCAGCATcctaattttttcccctgaaaaactTTGCTCTCTTTGCTTATCCCTTGTTAGATAAgacatgctttttattttcaattcagTGACATTCGTATGTTACCTGAGGCACGTTTTATAAAAAACCATCCTTCTTAAAAGTATGCTTTAGACGAATGCAGATAATTGGTGTTGCTAACAAACATCCTTTTGCCAACAAAAAGGATCTCTCCATGAGACAGAAATACTAATCTACCTAGCCATGTGTAGCTAAAATGCCCTTAATTTGCCAGTTTTTCTGCTTGATCTCAGAATATGTTTGGGACCTCACGCTGTTCCTTCAGCTTCAGGGATAGCTGGGATACAAGGAGcaggaagcaagaggaaaaacatttctgcagaTCACTGTCATTGCAGTGCTGCCGTAGCTGGGAGCGTGCaaggctgccaggagcaggaatgaGTGGGTGCTTTTGGGGGTTAGAGGGCACCACTGTACTTAGCAGAGCACTGTGGCTGGCTAAAGCATGAGGTGATAGGGGAGAGCTGCTTGCCATACTTGAGTGGGAAAGTCTTCAGCTGCAAGAAGAATCTGCTTGTTGCTAGGGCACAGGGAGAATGATCCTCTGAAATCTGACAGTGAACTGGTTTGTTGGAAGATGTTTTAGTGCTTCACTGTGCATCTGTAAATAAAAACACTGTTCTTGCAGTGTTCAGGAAATATGAGCTTGAAACACAGCTGTGTGTCACAAATGGGGAAGGggttgctttcattttcatggaatcatagaatcattaaggttggacaAGACTCCTAAGACCATTGAGTCCTCCTATCAACCCAGTACTACCTttttcaccactaaaccatctCCCCAGCTGCCACATTTGTGCACCTTTTTAACCCTTggagggatggtgattccaccacttccctggacagcctgtttcAATGCCTGActaccctttccatgaagaatttttttgtaatatCCAATCTGAATTTAAGGCCGTTTCATCTGGTCCTCTCACTTGTTATGTGGGAGAACAGACCAACTCCAACCTGGCTACAACCTTGTTTCAGAGACAACTTTCAGACACCTCCTTCAGACCTGTAAGTTTATTATATGTAAAtcacattttcctgcatttttctgtgattcCCATTTGATTCCCATCAAATCTCAAAGCATTGTCTGGCTaattttcacattgtcagttgCCCAGATACTTTAGTGGGTTTATAATACAAAATTGAtgtatcttaaaaaataaacatcattAAAGCAGTCTTTCCCATGTGGTTTATCTCCTGGTTTTAAGTAGATGTAAATTAATATCCCATGCATTTCATTCCAATTGGTTTGAACTCCT from Corvus hawaiiensis isolate bCorHaw1 chromosome 4, bCorHaw1.pri.cur, whole genome shotgun sequence harbors:
- the ALG10 gene encoding dol-P-Glc:Glc(2)Man(9)GlcNAc(2)-PP-Dol alpha-1,2-glucosyltransferase, with amino-acid sequence MERAEAYGFSGALSGAFLLSCLLFAAVSRRQRGPYMDEVFHVPQAQAYCHGRFLQWDPMITTLPGLYLLSVGVVKPAAWLLGWTGSVVCSVGMLRFINLLFSAGNFYLLYLLLFKIHQKNKAVSGFQRILSTLTLAMFPTLYFFTFLYYTDPGSVFFSLFSYLMCLYGNHKTSALLGFCGFMFRQTNIVWTVFCAGNVVAEKLNEAWKIELQKKKDEKISSRKGSFSDLTRILQFLVEYLTSPKNLVTLSALTWPYIILVSLFFGFVFINGGIVVGDKSSHEACLHFPQLFYFLSFTVFFSFPHLLTPTKIRKFLLSLRKHPVQYSLIAVISLFLIWKFTYVHKYLLADNRHYTFYVWRKVFQRHELVKYLLVPFYIFAGWSFADTLKSKSIFWILMYFVCLLAVTVPQKLLEFRYFILPFLIYRLNIPFLSLYRQLLELAFYILVNAVTFYLFLNRTFKWENSDEVQRFMW